The DNA window ggctagttgaGGCATCTCCCCACCTACTGGCTTTTGCAGATTGAAGTCTAAAGCTCCTATATCTCCCTTCCAAACCATGCAAAAAGCTTTACTATAAGCTTACATTGAGACCTTGAAAAGTACAAATGTACAAAATTAATCattaatccaaacaaaaaccacattaaaagaacatgaagATATGTATCTCAGGTTTCCTACTTTTCTCAGACTTGGCTTCAGTAGTAAAAAACTGGATTCTGCAGTACAGAAGTAGCTTTAAGTCATGGATTTTTCAGGGATATTGTGACCTTACATTTTTATTGAGTCTAAGCCTCTAATATCTCCTGTTTTGCCTATGTATTGCAGGAAGTTTGTTTCTTCCCTAACTGGGCACTTTCTTGCTTTTCTTGGTTAATGTAAACATATCTATCTTATTGTTTGGCATTTGGAGGAATATAATTTGTTGTTGGTGTAGATAataaaatgttgatttgaaaatGATTTCTTAGAGATGGGTCCAGCTCCCATTAAACTCAATGTATGGAGAATAAGTATGTTTATACTCTAAAAAATTGCTTTATACAAAAATGTCATTGTGGGGTTCCATTTTACAGGGTTCTCTAGAGGAGTTCCATATTAAATACATTCAACTGgcaagaaaaagattttttttcctaattaccTACCTTGCAAACTCATCATAAGATATGAAAGTTAAGTGGTTTTTTTTCTGGCTCTCATGTGATGACCAGTAATATTCTGCAGCTGAAATGTAATTATCACTGATTATGCAGGAACCAAAGAGAATTCATCTGGCTCTTCCATAGCTTCATTCTGTAGTGTTAATGAGAGTAAAAAGAAGTAAAATATATGGGTCAATAAAGTGAGTGAATATAACTCAGAAGCACACCTCTGAGGTCTTATCTACATTACCCACAGGATTGATGGGCAgagatcaatccagcgggggtcgcGTCTAGTTTAGATAAATCAaccgccgagcactctcccgttgactccggtactccaccgagGCAAGAGGCTcaggcggagtcgatgggggagcgtcagctgtcgactcACCCCAGTGAAAAAACCTCGGTGAGCAgttctaagtacgtcaacttcagctacgttattcacatagctgaagttgcgtaacttagatcgatttccccccaccaccaccccagggtagaccaggccttaggtaTATCTGTGGAGAAAATGAGACACTATTAGTCACTTTTCTTactaaaacagcattttaagGTAAAGTGCCTTTCACCATGTTGCCAGGtctcacaattttattgaaaGTCTCTTAATACgtggtatttttcttaaaccccagttcctggagtcaagtgattatgcAAGAATCtcagctcttttttttaaaagtaaatttctagtcCTCATATTTATGGAGAAATATCTTGAAATTGTGATCTGAGTGCACCTTATGAAAACCcaatttttggggttttttttaaattattatttctaaACTAATTTTGTGATTTGGGGGGGCCCGAGTCATAATATTTGAATGTTTTGAGTTGGCAATACTTCTTCCAATTGTGTTTTAAACAAGCAGTGTATTTTCTCTATAAGACTCTTCCTAGCAAagagaccttcccctctcctgGAATAGCACACAGGAAGGGGCAAAGAGGGAATAAAATTCAATGAGGATCCCCTTACACTTTGTTTCCCACAGATCATTCAGGGAGAATGGGCCACAGATTTACCCCAAGACCTGTGGATTCCCAGTATCTGCAGGAGGTAAGAGCCATCCACAAAAAATGTCCTTGGGTGGGATCCATAAAGGGACTTAGgtattgcaacactgagcactgctgtgcctaacttttaggcacctagaaaagcacaagaacaacactgtgatccacaaatcTTAAATTAGGCACCTACgctgcaatgttccctctaatgtTTTTCATCCGtgtgcggaataaattttgttatgtgcactgagGGATGTCTGCCacaagtagaaacaaaaaacctagatatatattttttaaaagttaccatagtaATAATtacaggacaggttaggcattttagaactcaccaCAAACtatgctggctgctggggaaatctcagaGACCATGCACTGGGAAGAGAACACTCCTTCAGACCTCAGACCCCAGCAGCTCTCTTCTGCTCCAAGTCCTGAGCCAGGCTGTCCCCTCTTccttgctctgtggagatggggttcaggggcaggggaagagggacaccctgacatcagcaccctcctcttcctcacccccgctctgcacagccagcaggagggtcctgggagcagctgcagaagcaacGTGGCTGCAAAGCACTGTGGGGTGGGGTACCTGAACACACACTGCTGGATGTGCAAGGCACTTGAATCACTCCTGGGTGGCTGCCCAAGCGCTCAGTTTAGAGCGAACACAGCTACACTCTCTAtataatgaatggggagagagaggatctACATGTGAATGTGATCTACAAAAGCCACCATGCTAGGCAGGGGGCATCTAAGATACCCAATGGAGATGCCAACAAGAAAGGTGTATTCTAAGCCTCACCCCTCACATggagacaggcacctatcaaAATCTGGGCTGCAAGCAGGCACCTATTGCTGCTTAGTGAGCCACAAACAGGAGCCCATCACCTTCAGTCAGGTATTTTAGATGCGTAAGGTCTTTCTTGGGGCAATAGTGCCTGCCTCACTTGACAAGAAGACTGTTTTCAAGGTCATAGCATCATGTCTGGTCGCAGAAAAGGTAGTAACAGTTTGGGAAAGGGGGATGCTAAGCGCCATCGCAAGGTGCTCCATGATAACACTCAAGGTATCATGAAGCCAGCTATTCGTCATTTGGCATGCCATGGTGGTGTAAACCGTATTTCCGGATTGATCTATGAAGAAACCCGAGGAGTGCTGAAAGTATTTTTAGAGAACATCATCCGTGATGCTGTTACTTACACTGAACATGCCAAGCAAAAGACTGTGATTGCCATGGACTTGGTCTATGCTCTAAAATGCCAGGGAAATTCTCTGCAGATTCGGGGGCTAAGTTTCCATCCCACTTTAAAGTTGACATTaaaaagctgggggaggaggagtggtggtgcccatcttataacttttagcccaatggttaaAATATTTGTCTGGCATgtaggagacccagattcaattcccccTTCTCTACTAGATGTGGGCTTTGAACAGGGTACCTCTCACCTCACAGGAGGGTGCTCAAACCACTGGATAACAGAGGCATTCTCATTCTCATAAACAGTAATTGGgctagaaagaaagagagaatgactctataggAGGTGGAAGACCCTGAGTCTAGTCCGACTGCTTTAATCAATCTATCactatttatccacagtgaaacagcttcagcCGGAGAGATTGAGGAAGCtccatatcagaatatcccagtTCTTTGGTCAGCACATCCTCCTGACAGATGGAAGAGGTTAAAATGCTTTCTTTGTTCTGGCAGAGAGATGGGATTTGGATCTAGATCTCCTGCATCctaagtgagtgctctaactgctgggctaaaagttataatgtGGAAAACACCTTGTCCTCCAGCTGGATTTTGACTGGGGCCCAATCTGGCAGgcctgctcagaggctgcctaccagatcaggccccacatgTGACTTAAGCAGATGAATGCcaatcttcccctggtttgtgaatagCTCTGGAGTTTAGTCAGGAGATAACAATATAGATGGAGACAGCaatgcacatgcccagaggcagaattTAGGAGACTAGGAAACCtttaccctgaaaatttaggTGCAGAATGAGTTTAGGAACCTACCAGGTTGGTGGGGGCTTTATTGATCACAGTGAACACAAAACTGGCATGCAGGCATTTAAGTGCCTGTGTGGATCTGGACTCTTGCCTCTCTGGGCTGGGTTTGGGGCCTGCAGGTGCCACCTCCCTAGCAGAATGGCTTTTCATCTCCAAGTGCTGATGGAAGGACGATATGCCCAGGCCTCTTGCCAGCCACCTTTTCAAATGCCAGGCCCCAGCGTCCCATGCAGATCCTGAGTACATGGAAAGCCCTCTGCAAGGTCTCAGGAGGAAGGGATGATGCCCTAGAGGCAGCTCAGTGCTTACCCAGCTCCATGAACAGATAAGGGGGGAACAATTTGAGCCCAAAATACCATAATTTTGTCCCAGCTCTACTGAGGTGAGCTCTCATTCTGAAAGGAATCCATCTCATTACAGCCAGCTGCAAATATTTAGCTTGTGAGAACAGCCCTATGGGAGGATACTGTAATTTGAAATATCTGTTTCTACCTTAACAGGTGTGAAAATCCTCCTCTCCAGTAATCAAAATGCACGGGCTAGAAATGATACAACATTTTGTTTCCTCTTTGCTGACACAATTCAACTCAACTTACATTTTCCTACAATTACAGGGCCATACCATGGAATCAGAActcctcattgaaatcagtggggagtCTGGTTTCAGAATCTATGGTAGGAGAGAGCCTACGTtcagccccagtcccagccccatgTGAGTCACCTATTACTTTAGACTGAAAATGCTAGAGCCCCGTGGAAAGTTGAATCCCATCCATAGATAGCTAATGCATTCCTTTTCCCGACTCAGATATCTCACTGATaagggctcccagctgctcttAACTGTCTCCCTTACAAAAGCAGCAaagatccagactaacactgctatCTATCCCTCTGATCCCTTATAAAAGTAACACCTCTCAGTACACCTACCTCTTTAATAGTTTTTAGACACTCTTCAGCTGCACAAGAAAATCCATTCATCAATTAAGGAAGAGAAATCTGCCGCTCATTTGATTGCCTGTTGTCCCTGCAACTCCCAGATGGAGGAAGCCACAAAACTTTGCAGACTGTCAGgcctgttatttattttattagccaGAGCGGCTCATTCCTTCCTTTCGGGAAAGGCACTGTGCAGCATTAGCTAGCCCGCCAAGCGGGGGGTGTAGTCAAAACAAGCACCAGGGCCGAGCCAGTAAGATGCTGCAGTTTCGTAAAACCAGGCGAAGCAAAAACTAACACAAAGAAAAACATGGCGGGCCACATGCAACTCCAGTCTCGAGCAACACACTGCCCGGACTGACGTGTGTCTTTTAACAGGTGATATTCCCCAAGCACCAACTCTGCCGTATTGTTTATGTTGTGAATCTGCGGCTCTGTCATCACGcacagattttcattttaacagGTTGTTTTAACAGGTAAAATGTtgggaaatgtttatttttggaAAGATGGAATTGTCTGGACAAGAAGGGTCAAAGCGGGGATAGAAATGTAGAAGCACTGGTAACACTTCTAGAAGTGTATTTTGTATTGTCTCTCCGGGTTATAGACTTTGCATTATGCTACTTACTCTTTAAAATACCGCTACCTAGTACACAGCAGCGAGGATTTAGGGAATAATGCACAATGCCTCTTCTAAGACAAACCTGGAAAACTTGGCGATATCTCTCTCCTTCTATCTTAGGTTAATCGCCGAGATATATTACACAGTACATAGGATTTCTGTAGCTAAACGAGTAGCAGGACaactggatttatttatttatttatttatttttatttggtgtTGAGTGTTCCGAGGTGACTAAATTTGCCTTGTTGAGCCTTGTAAAATCCTGACTTAATCATGTAAACTTCTGTGTAAGCAAAATAGACGAAACTTCAAAGGGTCAAAAAGCCTTTAGGGATTTGTGCTGAGACGCCAGCAATAGATCCTAATCTGCCTTCAGAATTCTGGCTATATTTGTCCAAGGAGCTGGTACCAGCAAACTTTCTAAGGTAGAGATCGTGGGTTGATTCAGCCTTTATCCCCTTAGAGAGTATTGGATTTGTGAGGCTCTACGCAGCGCTTCAACGTCAAGGGATCTATGCTTGCCCAAAACCCCTCTAAAAATGAAGTACAGGAGTAATTTGAGATAATGACTTTGTAACAGGCTTGGGCAGACCTTGGACAGAAGAAGCGAGAGATGTTATCACCCCAGCATTCCTCTTAAAATGCaagtcgcccccccccccccttattccCAGTTAGTCAAAGCTGCATTAACATTCCATCCAGGGCTGCTAAACAGAATCTTAATTAGTTCTGATACTCTTGTGCAAGGGGGTTTATTCATTGCACTCTTAACTAATGGCTGCTGTCAGGgtagggttccccccccccctttggggaTATCGTGTTCTGCTGCAAAGCATGACAGAAATGTAATGTGCATGCAAAAAAGCTTGCAGATCTCAATTCTTAGGGCTGAGGCTGACTCCAGCCCTGTCTAATGGTGAGACAACGTTAGGACTAATGTGAATAACTTCCACAACATATATTGCCCTGCCTGTTATTTATCTTAAAATTTAATGGTGCGCTTTCTTTTTCCTTGTCAGAAAACACTACGAACTTCCTAGTGTTTTAAAACAGTTCACACAACTCGCACTAAATTTGCATCTCTGTATTTTTATTGGTCGCCCATAACGTGGTATGAAGAGAGATCCGTACGTGATGAAACATTAGCAAGTTACTCAACAGCCCTTTGCTCTTGCAGGACCTTTCTCTTTGCATTATATGTCACTTacacccacattttacagatctTTTCCCCCAGAGTATCCTTTCTATTTATACTACGATTCTATACCCATAACGACGAACATTTGGACTGCTTATGATATTAACAGTGAAATTTACGTGATCTGAGCAGATAAGTATTATATGTAGTCACACACATAATTTGATGTAAACATCCCTCAAAGTTATTTGTAGTTCGCGCCTGAGTCGTGACAATAAACATCATTGGCACTCGGCactaaaaagagagaaatataatTGGGATGACTCGCCTTTGGCGTTAAAGTAAAGTGACTGTTTCATTTATCAGCAGCGGCCAATAATAGTTATTTGCCTATAAATCTACGTTTTGCTACACTGATTTCGGAAACAGATTTATAAGACTATAAATTACTGTTTATTTCATTCTGGAAAAAACAGATTTGCTTTCTGGAAATATGAGGTCCATGTCCCTTAGCATCTTCACGTCTTGCTCTCCAATGGTAACGGCTCTGTCCAGTGAACTTGAGTAACATTGATTACTCACAAAGAGTTCAGGATAACTATCATGTAGCTAAACTAATTGAGACAATCATGCTAAGTTATAGTCAGTCTAAAAGGTACCATTGATGTGGTAATGCCTATTGAAAATCAGACATGCGACTCACTACCATTTAATTGCTCTTTAAACCTGTTATTACAATGTTAACTGGCTTAAGTATATATTGCTGCCTTTATTGCCTTGATGTGACAAATTAAAACATACACTCTGGAAACTGCATTCATTTGTGGACAGTTACAGAAAGGGGAGCTGGGTGATAATCAAAGCTATCAAgctgaattaatttgaaaacttttattttgaCTGCAATTCCCATTGCATTTTTGTTGCAGTGGGAAAACACTCTAACGGCATATCGTTTTCCATTGTACTATTTGTAATGCATTAATCTTCAATGTTAAACTAACAATGTATTACATAAAATTTAGTTCAAGGAACGGATCTGGGCAAAATAGATTTTTAGAATTTCAAAAGTTGAACAAAAGAGTTCAAAGGTTAAGTGGTTAaacttgtattattattattatttattattatttcaggtaTCAGGCCTGATGGATTTAACCAGAACCCCTGAAATCGTTGGGATATGGCAAATCAGTGATTATTCCTGTCTTCGTGCATATCGTGCATCCCAGCTGATTAGCAGCCTTAAAAAGGCTCTTCCACATTAAGATATATTACTAGAAGCAGTTTTCTGAGGAAAGTCTTAATTATTCACAATGAACTGCATGCCTCTCcgtgctagattttttttaaaaaaaattcgtCCCCCTCTCTTCCAAGTTCTACTCAAACTTGTGCCTTTAAAACAGTTAACGTTACTGTATAACTTCCAGATGTGATTCACTTTTCAGATGCCCCACGAGACAAGCCTTGCAATgtactttttttctcctgcaacGTTCCAAGTTCCAGAGCAAATTGCTTCCCACCTTAATCTACTAATGCTAAATTATCTTGCAGATTTTAAGGATGGCCGAAAATCAAGcccatttattttttctcccGCGAGAAAATGGCAGGGGTTACAATGTCCTGTTTGCCCTTTctcttaatctagcagagaaaagcaagAACTGATGGCACCTTATGGGACACAGACCTACTGCTGCTTTGAGCAGCCCCCACCCAACCAACTTTGATTAGCCTTATTCCAGTTGCTGTTTATTTGGTTGTCATTTCTCCCGTTTCCTCCAGAATTGTTATTTATGCCCTGAAACGTGAACGTTGCGAGTTTTGCTATTAAATGGCGTCTTCTACATCGGGGTGCTTCTCTCCCCCGAGAGCTGGGCAGAAGGGGCTGCCAAAAGAGTGGGGAAAACTGTCTAAATCATAATCAAATCTGCTTCGAATTCATTACACCAGAGCATTAACTAATTACCAgatcaaagagaagaaaaataaatattccttTAAATAACTGAAGGTAATTATAACCCTGTT is part of the Dermochelys coriacea isolate rDerCor1 chromosome 2, rDerCor1.pri.v4, whole genome shotgun sequence genome and encodes:
- the LOC119850652 gene encoding histone H4-like is translated as MSGRRKGSNSLGKGDAKRHRKVLHDNTQGIMKPAIRHLACHGGVNRISGLIYEETRGVLKVFLENIIRDAVTYTEHAKQKTVIAMDLVYALKCQGNSLQIRGLNLLSGNMRSMSLSIFTSCSPMVSGLMDLTRTPEIVGIWQISDYSCLRAYRASQLISSLKKALPH